Proteins encoded in a region of the Clostridium butyricum genome:
- a CDS encoding GH36-type glycosyl hydrolase domain-containing protein gives MSKNNYYELRKNVLRELADGFSCIHDNFKYFKTLNKNKVKIIGAAEWLLDNIYLIEKEYKCVKKCMPLEYFKSLPYGEEYLKYINVNYDDIVTACDNINAKNAKSEINRKSSLNKYSDMENNIPRILIVAKRYINEKRNLEINDLIDYIKYYEDFEENKNNSDYCFTMGELWAFPLMLRIGIILNLAHYTDELVNVQKDVLRGKVYAEKIIDYKNNEKIKEQIDFSKEFSDVNIDLSPLFLREFIRILRENSIEDKDISNYSKLKLNLDMDYNKLSIRANLKEEDLEHNISQYITAIRTVEGINWRYFFEKTSVVESILENDPAQVYKNMDFETKDYYRHKLEEIARLIKTSEIKVAMNILDLAKASREKNEEEYKCHVGYYIIEHGSRMLDGYYHDVTEVISHGTYIAINIVTTVVLSYIFLVIGAATGVRYTLRELIIGFLLLFIPINEIVLGIVNYIVGRTVKVRLVPKLDLSSGIPQEYKTVVVIPAIVNSAEKVKELMSKLEVYHCGNDDPNVYFALLSDFCDSEDEYNDIDKKIVDCGLRCASQLNKKYGNKFFFLSRKRTYNEKMGVYMGRERKRGKLLEFMSLIRGYSDNTFDVISSPIDDIRDAKYIITLDEDTFMPRETVYKLVGAMSHVLNVPYVNKKNVVIRGYNIMQPKVSISMEAKNATRFSQIFGGDSGVDGYSTAYSDTYEDLFGEGSFVGKGIINIDQFYDITKQSIKDNRVLSHDLLEGALTRCALVTDVELVDGYPPYYEGSCRRLYRWVRGDWQLIGWLFSKKISFLNKWKIFDNLRRSLLAPDLLLLLIISLSDSMKNRQIALLCFLVFIMPLVFTVTDFVVTPKNRLMGAFKTFKQIILIISFIPYEAFLMVKAIGTTLFRLIFSKRNLLEWQSSHFADKSVKNDLKSYVLRMWFAPVMGIFIFLIALNDSVGVWIYSLIPAVLWICSPYTAFYISKDIKDEKQTIDENEREYLRKLSRRIYAYYDDFVNEENNYLAPDNYQEKPFKGVAHRTSPTNIGMGLIANVTAYDLGYITFQDLINKTKSILNSMRTLEKFNGHYLNWYDTRTRAPLYPRYVSTVDNGNLLANLWILREAMEELKTAPIIRIEEVTAINDIYRIIEEENPEIRIRFSEDIYTGEYCSTLEEILIKIDSLDEKFDSEVEYWLNKLFCEVSRKIENYHNIFDNISNLYSKEFFEGVPNVYEIIKKCKKTKEISGDNFNCNLGVKIEYFEKCLNSINDIIDEIDEISNEMNFNFLYDTSRGLFSIGYNVEENSLGNSYYDLLASECRIASFAAVSKNDVPKSHWFNLSRAMTNAFHTHSLVSWSGTMFEYFMPSLVMKNYPKTLLDQTYKSVIKAQMSFAKQKKIPWGISESAFYEFDNDDNYQYKAFGVPGLGLKRGLEDEVVVSPYSTIIALPFCVKKSIENLKKIQGGGALGRYGFIESIDYTKAREDKFISAYDVNNNSGNVDNSVINVDKCGYIVDNAVVNNDELCPVDNVDNVNNFVEKTRKEDIAIELEGDKEQNNPQNDKKNEKNFTVESYPQNYDDIYNDGVKPNKVITYMVHHLGMSIMALDNVLKDNILINRFHKQPQVKASELLLKEKIPYHVTFERNEDFSVKNRYFQGEVIEPRVFKAIDETSFDEQQVLLLSNGDYSSMINICGSGYSKKNDMMLYRWKGNSTSDDSGLFFYIKNLNSNDYWSSTFEPCKSFGKEYEAQFSLDKARFSRCDGNIESITEVALSTEEDFEVRKITLNNTGENGRSIEVTSYCEITLASFGADSVHPAFSNLFIQTEYDENEKILLGSRRGRVKGAKVPYIFQKIIVDGESEGEITYETSRVNFIGRNRDLKNPRSMDNDKALDNTIGTVLDPILSMRVRVRIEANEKREIFFITGTCDSKEEALEIGKKYNDPSKAEKIFERYSVGVQLELKNLEMRSIQADLFQNLSSYIFYLQRGRKDREDYIKNITKHQKDLWAYGISGDLPIILLAIEDEEDINLVISMIKFYSYLKLKGVKTDLVIYNNEEVSYDEPLQKSIMQAVNMVNAGNSLNKSAGIYIHNKSTMNEEIKDFLVGISRIYIDSKNGTLLDQFKKYAEIKEDNDISARSLMYSRYNVLSETQNADVSELERAEYGAKAIESSHILDNSHNPYEGKAFKKKNNVSPKKEVSKKLSKEHSKLSGNDNEELFKEDNELSRKDNLDLGIKEIDSLNLEFDDYNGEKVSNNNSDVNYSEYDHDVDFIEKTDLINGIDKSEDDNKEDKNINSNSVAQHDDSKKYISDSEFNKGNEKIVNDSEAENDYECDSEEYYSKADLDFFNGYGGFDKRDGTYIIKLSNYKNTPAPWINVMSNSDFGFHISESGSSYTWCGNSRENKITPWSNDYIRDPVGEAFYIRDDKDGRYFSICPKPVRDKNEYIIKHGFGYSQFMHTSCDIKGTMKVFTPKDEKVKLQIIKLENLLNEERELSLFYYAKLVLGVYGYESERYITTYTFKDNNAIEYIGGNNPYSEYFGNLHAYLTILGGENITVSGDTKEFIGFGGEAEKPKAMEFSNLSNKTGSIYDPCLSACSRIKLKPHEVKEVVIVLGQDEQENIIKVIDKYKDINNAHTALENVKKYWNDLLGGIRVSTPDRSMDYMLNGWLLYQTFSCRYLSRSAFYQSGGAYGFRDQLQDSMALGVVDSEITKSQIIRSASRQYVEGDVQHWWHPVVNSGIRTRFSDDLLWMPYVTAEYINSTGDYEILDIKAPYLEDEPLREGEDERYTIVNMSSKKGTIYEHCQKAIQKALKYGQHNIPLMGSGDWNDGMSTVGNEGKGESVWLGWFLYDILNSFIKIAEYKNDSSSVVYYRQQKKFIKDNLEKNAWDGGWYRRAYFDDGTPLGSRENPECQIDSLAQSWAVISGASRIDNSEDDSMINNSVIDNDSNLEVHYDLDNNKETTQPKMKFINKKEENSEISANNIDNLKAENKSESAKYSERALEAMEAVDRNLVKKDKGMILLLAPPFNNSYLEPGYIKGYVPGVRENGGQYTHAAVWVILAITKLGFGNKAVEYYNMINPINHSKTELECMLYKTEPYVMSADVYIREPHGGRGGWSWYTGASGWMYRVGIENILGLRRVEDKGYEINPCIPESWNEYEIKIKNETEDYTIQIRRINDGLRFSKSTSERITKYTMIINGKVCDEKIIPRHKGTMKIEVFF, from the coding sequence GCATTCATGATAATTTTAAATATTTCAAAACATTAAATAAGAATAAAGTTAAGATTATTGGAGCAGCAGAATGGCTCCTTGATAATATTTATCTTATTGAAAAAGAATATAAATGTGTAAAAAAGTGTATGCCTTTAGAATACTTTAAAAGTCTTCCTTATGGAGAAGAGTATCTAAAGTATATAAATGTTAATTATGATGATATTGTAACTGCTTGTGATAATATAAATGCTAAAAATGCTAAATCAGAAATAAATAGAAAGAGCAGTTTAAACAAATATTCAGACATGGAAAATAATATTCCTCGTATTTTAATAGTTGCTAAAAGGTATATAAATGAAAAAAGGAACCTTGAAATTAATGATTTGATAGATTACATAAAATATTATGAGGATTTTGAAGAAAACAAAAATAATAGTGATTATTGCTTTACAATGGGGGAGTTATGGGCATTCCCTCTTATGCTTAGAATAGGAATAATACTAAATTTAGCACACTATACTGATGAACTTGTTAACGTTCAAAAGGATGTCCTTAGGGGGAAGGTGTATGCTGAAAAGATTATTGATTATAAAAATAATGAAAAGATTAAAGAACAAATTGATTTTAGTAAAGAGTTTTCAGACGTTAATATTGATTTGTCACCATTATTTTTACGAGAGTTTATAAGAATATTAAGAGAAAATTCCATTGAAGATAAGGATATTTCTAATTATTCAAAATTAAAATTGAATCTAGATATGGATTATAATAAGCTTTCAATAAGAGCAAACCTTAAAGAAGAAGATCTTGAACATAACATAAGTCAGTATATAACAGCGATTAGAACTGTTGAAGGAATAAACTGGAGGTACTTTTTTGAAAAGACTTCAGTTGTTGAATCCATACTTGAAAATGATCCAGCTCAAGTTTATAAAAATATGGATTTTGAAACAAAGGATTATTACAGACATAAGCTTGAAGAAATAGCACGATTAATAAAAACAAGTGAAATAAAAGTAGCTATGAATATACTTGATCTTGCAAAAGCTAGTAGGGAAAAAAATGAAGAAGAATATAAGTGTCATGTTGGATATTATATTATTGAACATGGAAGCCGTATGCTTGATGGATATTATCATGATGTGACGGAAGTAATTTCACATGGAACATACATAGCAATAAACATTGTTACAACGGTAGTGTTGAGTTATATATTTTTAGTTATAGGGGCAGCTACTGGAGTTAGATATACATTAAGAGAGCTTATAATTGGATTTTTATTACTTTTCATTCCTATAAATGAGATAGTACTTGGAATTGTAAATTATATTGTAGGAAGAACGGTAAAAGTAAGGCTTGTTCCAAAGCTAGATTTAAGCAGTGGAATTCCACAAGAATACAAAACAGTTGTAGTTATACCTGCCATTGTTAATAGTGCTGAAAAAGTTAAAGAACTTATGAGTAAACTGGAAGTTTATCATTGTGGTAATGATGATCCTAATGTATATTTTGCCTTGTTAAGTGATTTTTGTGATAGTGAAGATGAATATAATGATATTGATAAAAAAATAGTAGATTGCGGATTAAGATGTGCATCCCAGTTGAACAAAAAATATGGTAATAAATTTTTCTTTTTAAGCAGAAAACGAACTTATAATGAAAAAATGGGCGTTTATATGGGGAGAGAGAGAAAGCGTGGTAAACTTTTAGAATTTATGTCTCTTATAAGAGGATACTCAGATAATACTTTTGATGTAATAAGTTCACCTATTGATGATATAAGAGATGCAAAATACATAATAACACTGGATGAAGATACTTTTATGCCAAGAGAAACTGTATATAAGCTTGTTGGAGCTATGAGTCACGTACTTAATGTGCCTTACGTTAATAAAAAGAATGTGGTTATAAGAGGATACAATATTATGCAACCTAAGGTAAGCATAAGCATGGAAGCAAAAAATGCAACGAGATTTTCCCAGATATTTGGTGGTGATAGTGGCGTTGATGGTTACTCAACAGCTTATTCTGATACTTATGAGGATCTTTTTGGTGAAGGATCTTTTGTTGGAAAAGGAATAATAAACATAGATCAGTTTTATGACATAACAAAACAATCAATAAAAGATAACAGAGTACTAAGTCATGATCTTCTTGAAGGAGCATTAACAAGATGTGCACTTGTAACAGATGTTGAACTTGTTGATGGATATCCACCATATTATGAAGGAAGTTGTAGAAGACTTTATAGATGGGTTAGAGGAGACTGGCAACTTATCGGATGGTTATTTTCTAAAAAGATAAGTTTTTTAAATAAGTGGAAGATCTTTGACAACTTAAGAAGGAGTTTATTAGCACCAGATTTACTTTTGCTTCTAATAATATCACTGAGTGATTCAATGAAAAATCGTCAGATTGCACTATTATGTTTTTTAGTGTTTATTATGCCTCTTGTTTTTACTGTAACAGATTTTGTTGTTACACCTAAGAATAGGCTTATGGGAGCTTTTAAGACTTTTAAACAGATAATCTTAATAATAAGTTTTATACCATATGAGGCGTTTCTTATGGTTAAAGCTATAGGAACTACGTTATTTAGACTTATTTTTTCAAAACGTAATCTTCTTGAATGGCAGTCATCACATTTTGCAGATAAGTCTGTAAAAAATGATTTAAAGTCATATGTATTAAGAATGTGGTTTGCACCAGTAATGGGAATTTTCATTTTTCTTATTGCTTTAAATGATTCTGTGGGAGTATGGATTTATAGTTTGATACCAGCAGTATTATGGATATGCAGTCCTTATACAGCTTTTTATATAAGTAAAGATATAAAAGATGAAAAACAAACTATTGATGAAAATGAACGTGAATATTTGAGAAAGCTTTCAAGACGTATATATGCATATTATGATGATTTTGTAAATGAGGAAAACAATTATCTTGCACCAGATAATTATCAAGAAAAACCATTTAAGGGGGTTGCTCATAGGACTTCACCTACTAATATAGGAATGGGACTTATTGCAAATGTTACAGCATATGATCTTGGATATATAACATTTCAGGATCTTATAAATAAAACAAAGTCCATTTTAAATAGTATGAGAACCTTAGAAAAATTTAATGGCCATTATCTAAACTGGTACGATACAAGAACTAGAGCACCTCTATATCCAAGGTATGTTTCAACAGTTGATAATGGTAATCTCCTTGCAAATCTGTGGATACTTAGAGAAGCAATGGAGGAACTTAAAACAGCGCCTATAATAAGAATAGAAGAAGTTACAGCAATTAATGATATATATAGAATAATTGAAGAAGAAAATCCAGAAATAAGAATAAGATTTTCAGAAGATATATATACTGGAGAATATTGTAGCACTCTTGAAGAAATACTTATAAAAATTGACTCACTTGATGAAAAATTTGATAGTGAAGTTGAATACTGGCTTAATAAGCTATTTTGTGAAGTAAGCAGGAAAATAGAAAACTATCATAATATTTTTGATAATATAAGCAATCTTTACAGTAAGGAGTTTTTTGAAGGAGTTCCTAATGTATATGAGATTATCAAGAAGTGCAAAAAGACAAAAGAAATTTCTGGAGATAACTTTAATTGCAATCTAGGTGTAAAAATTGAGTATTTTGAAAAATGCCTAAACAGTATAAATGACATAATAGATGAAATTGATGAAATAAGTAATGAAATGAACTTTAATTTCTTATATGACACAAGTAGAGGGTTATTTTCAATAGGATATAATGTTGAAGAAAATTCTCTTGGAAATTCATATTATGATCTTTTAGCATCAGAATGCAGAATTGCATCTTTTGCAGCTGTTTCAAAAAATGATGTTCCAAAAAGTCATTGGTTTAATTTAAGTAGAGCAATGACTAATGCATTTCACACTCATTCATTGGTTTCATGGAGTGGAACAATGTTTGAATACTTTATGCCTTCTCTTGTAATGAAGAATTATCCTAAAACATTGCTTGATCAGACATATAAGAGTGTAATAAAAGCACAGATGTCTTTTGCAAAGCAAAAGAAAATACCGTGGGGTATATCAGAATCTGCATTTTATGAGTTTGATAATGACGATAACTATCAGTATAAGGCATTTGGGGTTCCTGGTCTTGGATTAAAGAGGGGACTTGAGGATGAAGTAGTAGTTTCTCCTTATTCTACAATAATAGCACTTCCATTTTGTGTTAAAAAATCCATCGAAAATTTGAAGAAAATTCAAGGGGGCGGAGCGTTAGGCAGATATGGATTTATTGAATCTATTGACTATACAAAAGCACGTGAGGATAAATTTATTTCTGCATATGATGTGAATAATAATAGTGGAAATGTGGATAACTCTGTGATTAATGTGGATAAGTGTGGATATATAGTGGATAATGCTGTTGTTAACAATGACGAATTATGCCCTGTGGATAATGTAGATAATGTGAATAACTTTGTAGAAAAAACAAGAAAAGAAGATATAGCAATAGAATTAGAAGGCGATAAAGAACAAAATAATCCACAAAATGATAAGAAAAATGAAAAAAACTTTACTGTGGAAAGTTATCCACAGAATTATGATGATATTTACAATGATGGTGTAAAACCTAATAAAGTAATCACATATATGGTTCATCATTTGGGAATGTCAATCATGGCTCTAGATAACGTTTTAAAGGATAATATTTTAATAAATAGGTTCCACAAACAGCCACAGGTAAAGGCTTCAGAACTTTTATTAAAGGAAAAGATACCATATCATGTTACATTTGAAAGAAACGAAGATTTTTCAGTAAAAAATAGATACTTTCAAGGAGAGGTTATTGAACCAAGGGTATTTAAAGCTATTGATGAAACTTCATTTGATGAACAGCAGGTTCTTCTTTTATCAAATGGAGATTATTCTTCAATGATAAATATATGTGGAAGCGGATATTCTAAGAAAAATGACATGATGCTTTATAGATGGAAAGGAAACAGCACTAGTGATGATAGTGGGCTATTCTTTTATATAAAAAATTTAAACTCAAATGATTATTGGAGTTCTACATTTGAGCCATGTAAATCATTTGGAAAAGAATATGAAGCACAGTTCAGCCTTGATAAAGCAAGATTTTCAAGGTGTGATGGAAATATTGAGAGTATAACTGAAGTTGCTCTCTCTACAGAGGAAGACTTTGAAGTAAGAAAAATAACATTAAATAATACTGGAGAAAATGGAAGAAGTATTGAAGTAACAAGTTATTGTGAAATTACTCTTGCATCTTTTGGTGCGGATTCTGTTCATCCTGCATTTTCAAATTTGTTTATTCAAACTGAATATGATGAAAATGAAAAAATACTTCTTGGAAGCAGGCGTGGACGGGTAAAAGGTGCAAAAGTTCCATATATTTTTCAAAAAATAATTGTAGATGGTGAGAGTGAAGGTGAAATAACCTATGAAACTTCAAGGGTAAACTTTATAGGAAGAAATAGAGATCTTAAGAATCCTAGATCTATGGACAATGATAAAGCCCTAGATAACACAATAGGAACTGTACTCGATCCAATACTAAGCATGAGAGTGCGTGTACGTATTGAAGCTAATGAAAAAAGGGAGATATTTTTTATTACAGGAACATGTGATTCTAAGGAGGAAGCACTTGAAATAGGAAAGAAATATAATGATCCTTCAAAAGCTGAAAAAATCTTTGAAAGATATAGTGTGGGAGTTCAACTTGAACTTAAAAACCTTGAAATGAGAAGCATTCAAGCAGATTTATTTCAAAATTTAAGTAGTTATATTTTTTATCTTCAAAGAGGACGAAAAGACAGAGAAGATTATATAAAGAATATAACAAAACACCAAAAGGATTTATGGGCATACGGAATTTCTGGAGATCTTCCTATAATTCTTCTTGCAATCGAAGATGAAGAAGATATAAATCTTGTAATAAGCATGATAAAGTTTTATTCGTACTTAAAATTGAAGGGTGTAAAGACTGATCTTGTTATATATAACAATGAAGAAGTATCTTATGATGAACCACTTCAAAAAAGTATAATGCAGGCTGTTAATATGGTTAATGCGGGAAATAGTCTTAATAAGTCTGCAGGAATTTATATTCACAATAAATCAACTATGAATGAAGAAATAAAAGATTTCTTAGTGGGAATAAGTAGGATTTATATTGATTCTAAGAATGGGACTTTATTAGACCAGTTTAAAAAGTATGCTGAAATAAAAGAAGACAATGATATTTCAGCAAGATCACTTATGTATTCAAGATATAATGTGTTAAGTGAAACACAAAATGCTGATGTAAGTGAATTGGAGAGAGCAGAATATGGAGCGAAAGCAATAGAGAGTAGTCATATTTTGGATAATTCACATAATCCATATGAAGGAAAAGCATTCAAGAAGAAGAATAATGTATCGCCTAAAAAAGAAGTATCAAAAAAATTATCCAAAGAGCATAGCAAGTTATCTGGAAATGATAATGAAGAATTATTCAAAGAGGATAATGAATTATCTAGAAAAGATAATTTAGATTTAGGTATTAAAGAAATTGATTCTTTAAATCTTGAATTTGATGATTATAATGGAGAAAAAGTCAGCAACAATAATTCTGATGTAAATTATAGTGAATATGATCATGATGTGGACTTTATTGAAAAAACTGATTTAATAAATGGCATTGATAAATCAGAAGATGATAATAAAGAAGATAAAAACATAAATAGTAATAGTGTTGCACAGCATGATGATAGTAAAAAATATATAAGTGATAGTGAATTTAATAAAGGAAATGAAAAAATAGTAAATGATAGTGAAGCGGAAAATGATTATGAATGTGATAGTGAAGAATATTATTCTAAGGCAGATTTAGATTTCTTTAATGGTTATGGAGGTTTTGATAAGAGAGACGGTACGTACATAATAAAGCTTTCAAATTATAAGAATACTCCTGCACCTTGGATTAATGTAATGTCTAATAGTGATTTTGGTTTCCACATTTCAGAGAGTGGATCATCTTATACATGGTGTGGAAATTCAAGAGAAAATAAAATTACTCCATGGAGTAATGATTATATAAGAGATCCTGTTGGAGAAGCTTTTTATATAAGAGATGATAAGGATGGCAGATATTTTTCAATATGCCCTAAGCCAGTTAGAGATAAGAATGAATATATAATAAAACATGGTTTTGGATATTCACAATTTATGCATACTTCGTGTGACATAAAGGGAACAATGAAGGTGTTTACTCCAAAAGATGAAAAGGTAAAGCTTCAGATAATAAAGCTTGAAAATTTATTAAATGAAGAAAGGGAACTTTCATTATTCTATTATGCAAAGCTAGTTTTAGGAGTTTACGGGTATGAAAGTGAAAGATATATAACAACTTATACTTTTAAAGACAATAATGCTATTGAATATATTGGTGGTAATAATCCTTACAGTGAATATTTCGGAAATCTTCATGCATATCTAACAATACTTGGTGGAGAGAATATTACTGTTTCAGGAGATACTAAGGAGTTTATTGGGTTTGGCGGTGAAGCTGAAAAACCTAAGGCTATGGAATTCAGCAATTTAAGCAATAAAACAGGAAGTATATATGATCCATGTTTAAGTGCGTGTAGCAGAATTAAATTAAAGCCTCACGAAGTTAAAGAAGTTGTAATAGTGCTTGGTCAGGATGAACAAGAAAATATCATTAAAGTTATTGATAAATATAAAGATATTAATAATGCTCATACTGCCCTTGAAAATGTAAAGAAATACTGGAATGACTTACTTGGAGGTATTCGTGTATCAACTCCAGATAGATCTATGGACTATATGCTTAATGGATGGCTTTTATATCAAACATTTAGTTGTAGATATTTAAGCAGAAGTGCTTTTTATCAAAGTGGAGGAGCATATGGATTCAGAGATCAGCTTCAGGATTCAATGGCACTTGGAGTTGTTGATTCAGAAATAACAAAGTCTCAGATTATAAGAAGTGCATCTAGACAGTATGTTGAAGGAGATGTTCAACACTGGTGGCATCCAGTTGTTAACAGCGGTATAAGAACAAGGTTCAGTGATGACCTTTTATGGATGCCTTATGTTACAGCAGAATATATAAATTCAACAGGAGATTATGAAATTCTTGATATAAAAGCACCATATCTTGAAGATGAGCCTTTGAGGGAAGGTGAAGATGAAAGATATACAATAGTAAATATGTCATCTAAGAAAGGAACTATATATGAACACTGCCAGAAAGCAATCCAGAAGGCTTTAAAATATGGCCAGCATAACATACCTCTTATGGGAAGCGGAGATTGGAATGATGGAATGAGTACTGTTGGAAATGAGGGAAAAGGTGAAAGTGTATGGCTTGGATGGTTCTTATATGATATATTAAACAGCTTTATTAAAATTGCAGAATATAAAAATGATTCAAGTAGCGTAGTTTATTATAGACAACAGAAAAAGTTCATAAAGGATAATCTTGAAAAGAATGCTTGGGATGGAGGCTGGTATAGAAGAGCCTATTTTGATGATGGAACTCCTCTTGGAAGTCGTGAAAATCCAGAGTGTCAGATTGATTCTTTAGCTCAAAGCTGGGCTGTAATTTCTGGTGCTTCAAGAATTGATAATTCTGAAGATGATAGCATGATAAATAATAGTGTGATAGATAATGATTCAAATTTAGAAGTTCATTATGATTTAGATAATAATAAAGAAACAACACAACCAAAAATGAAATTTATTAATAAAAAAGAAGAAAACTCTGAAATTAGTGCAAATAATATTGATAATTTAAAAGCTGAAAATAAAAGCGAAAGTGCAAAATACAGTGAAAGAGCACTTGAAGCTATGGAAGCTGTGGATAGAAATCTTGTTAAAAAAGATAAGGGGATGATTTTACTTTTAGCACCACCATTTAATAATTCATATCTAGAACCTGGATATATAAAAGGATATGTACCTGGAGTTCGTGAAAATGGAGGTCAATATACTCATGCAGCAGTATGGGTTATACTAGCAATCACTAAGCTTGGCTTTGGCAATAAGGCTGTAGAATATTATAATATGATAAATCCTATAAATCATTCAAAAACTGAGCTTGAATGTATGTTATATAAAACAGAACCTTATGTTATGAGTGCAGATGTATACATAAGAGAGCCACACGGTGGAAGAGGTGGCTGGAGCTGGTATACTGGAGCCTCAGGATGGATGTATAGGGTTGGAATTGAAAATATTCTTGGACTTAGAAGAGTTGAAGATAAAGGATATGAGATTAATCCTTGTATTCCAGAAAGCTGGAATGAGTATGAAATTAAAATAAAAAATGAAACTGAGGATTATACTATACAGATTAGAAGAATAAATGATGGTTTAAGATTCAGTAAAAGTACTTCAGAAAGAATAACAAAATATACTATGATTATAAATGGAAAAGTGTGTGATGAAAAAATAATTCCAAGACATAAGGGAACTATGAAAATAGAAGTATTTTTTTAG